From the Drosophila gunungcola strain Sukarami unplaced genomic scaffold, Dgunungcola_SK_2 000018F, whole genome shotgun sequence genome, the window TTAGGTGTAAATCAATATCTTGgcatttgtaatttgtaacaGAAAATATCTTGGTAGAAAACATATACTTGCACACCAGAAATAAAACCACGCTTAAAGACACACTTAACACTAAACATCCTCTCTGTCTCGGCCGAAGAGGTATGTACGCAAAAAAcactaattaattttgttaacgTATTAGTATGTACATGCATACTCTTTTCTTTTAGCGACCATCGCAGCAGATTGTCACACAATGTACAAATGATGTACATGCATTTTTCAATCGAATTTACACTCTTAAGTAAATAGTTTAATAGAGGCAGATAGAAATAATTGCAATAGATTTTCGATGTGGTAccattattatttgaaaaaaagaaccaaaaaaacaaacacagtgaatattattattgctacaattttatgtaaatatgtcGCAAATCGTTAAAGTTTTTAACATCCTTTAAAAGTCAGAGTATGGTAAGTTTCCAACTACTGGTAAGGAGTATGTACTTTGATAGGGCTGTTGGTTGTTTTGGGTTGCTCCCCAGCCTCTGGCACATTTGTTAAAGGTTTGACCCTGGTTCAACGTTGAAGAAGCCGAGCTGCTCGTTAATAGTCCACATTTAGAAGGTCCAGTTGTTGGCAGATGACAGTGGGGGGATCCCATGGAGCCAATTGAACTTGGAGATCGGGACGTCTGTTCATTGGAAGCAATTCCAAATGGTATTGGTGAAGTATTGCGTACATACGAACTTTGTTGTACATTAAGATAATGTGGGTTTGGACCAGTCAAGTTTTTCTTGTCATTCTGCTCATACCTAGCCAATTTGTCGAAAGACAAAGGCGTGGGGTTAAAGTTGACCTGAGGCGCAATGTGTTCGGAACCAACTGGTTTTCTTTGATAGCTAGTTGGTGCGTAAAGCTGCTGCTTTGGTGGTAATGTACTAAATCCAGATTTTAACGGTTTTGATAATGGAAATTCATTTCTTCCAGTAGTTGGATTTTCGTTAGCAATAAAGTTAGCTGTCGGTAAAGAGCGTGTAGATTCGTAGCTTTGTAAGTTAAAGGGCTGCTCGTGTCCTCCATATTGTTTTGGGGGTGCTGCATAGCTTGAAAGAGATAGTTCTTTTGGAACATATAATCCTGTAAAAAATTGtagaaaagacaaaaaaattaatttaataaagattttttattcaattttaaaacgtAACATTTTGAGATGGTACAGACTGGCACAGATATTGTGtatcaatttaatattatggCCACATAGATAATAGTCCTGTTTCTACTCTCtgtttcttaataaaatacaaaaatgaaaatagttGTTATAGAACgacaatttttctttgttcttTAACATGCAATATTCCAAAAACCATTTCTGTCAGAATCAACCGATTTTAAACATGTATATTGACACAGAAAcatttacaaacattttaaccTTGCCTTCATTGTTTTCTATAGGTGTTGTGGCTTGTCCGACCTGGTTGAATTCCGTTGTATTCTGTTGCTCAAAGGATTGTATTAACTCACGAACATTAACTTTTTCATCAGTTTCCCTTTTGACACTTTGGtcttcatttttaaatatttcaaattcgGGATTTGGCGTAAAATCGCTAGGGTTTTGATAAGCGTATCGAAAAGAATCGCCAGAATCTTCTTTATTTCGTAGCATTTCTATATCAAGACATTTGTGTCTTAAGaagtaattttgaaatttttcaaGTTCATGTAATCGATTCTGTACATCAACAGCAAAATTCGTGGTCAGGTTATTTTCATGTAATAAATGAATACAGCTATTGATACTGTCATCTGCTCTGCCATATTGGGAATGAGACTCTGAAATATTCGAATTACTAAATAAACCAAAGTAAAATTGTAACAAGAGTTATAACGGGACCGGATCCCAAGAAAAAAcgcttaaaaatattcttttatgggcagaaagttctttaaaacttaagtaaaaacaaaaacaaacattggCGGTGGGGCTTGTTGAATTTTACGTTTAATGTATGCAAAAAAGGTTATGTAGGATTTTTATGACGATTGTTAATcgaatactttaaaaattcaaatataatatatataaatacaaccACTTATAACATAAAAACATCAGTTCTATTCAAGGAATGAAAAAACAGCCTAGTTAGAAGTTTTTAGAATCGATATTTTAACATATtgttaaaatctttaataatcTTAAGAGTAATAAAAATGACacaaaattctaaataaatataagacaACACTGTGCAACATTTTTACTGCCACAATTTGAACCAGTTTTTTAAAACCGTTGCTGAAAGTACTTGCAAAAACTAGAAATTCTTCGATATTACTTTTTCCCAAATTTGTTCCGGGCTTAGTATTTatgaaacaattttgaaataactcaagaaattatattttagcagtattttttttttttttggtagctcttacagagggtattatattttcagtcaaaagtttacaacgcagtgaagaagatgttttcgaccctataaagtatatatattcttgatcagcatcactaggcgagtcgatctagccatgtccgtctgtccgtccgttactacgcaaactagtctctcagttttaaatctgcatgaaactttcccaaaagttgtctttctatttcCGGAtgggacgactatagcatatagttcccacggcaataaaaaaaaattaaatgttataaaaaaaaaatttttttaatgtaacttttctattttgaaatttttttttaattctttttgactttttaataatttaacagttcagaattacgatttaaattttattaacatcGTAAACCGatatagctggcataggaactatcgaataattgagctgcaaatcatcataacCTCAAGGTTTTTATACGCAAGtatatcataattttaatgttttcaagaatatttttttattgcaatagCTGCTAGGGTATATGATCTTCGGCTttccaaagtttgcttcctttcttgtttagttttagtaatggttaaatatttcagaattacgcttttaattttattcaaatcagAAAAGGATATCGTATTGCTTCCATAGAAtcgatcgaataattaagcttaGAATCATCATAGCTTGAATGTCTTTAAGCATAAACGCAAATAAATCGACATTTAGATGTTTCAAAGAATGCACACGGTCGGCCCATACAAAAAAGGGGAcaccaaattaaattatctttaGCGTCGTTCACAGAGAGTGTTCCAAGGTGCCTtgtaaaaatcgatttttcttaatttaccTTTAAATGTGTTTTCACGAAAGTTGTGTTTTTGAGCTGCCGAGTAAGACTTTTTGTAAAAGAACTAGTCCGATTTCCGTAGTTGCATAACTTTTgctaattgcaattttaaaaaaatctgcCTGTGGAAAACGTAGTcgaatttttttcaattttaaaaacaaaatgtacaaGTCAAAAACACTGTATCttgaaataatgaaaaaacTTATCCACTCATTTTCTAGCCTTGAGAGTAGAAGACCCCCTTCAATAAGCCAAAAAGCCAGTAAGCCAAGGCAAACTACAAAACATGATCCGACAATTAAATACCAACTCGACGCCACCTTTAACACTAAAATACCGAATCGGCGCTTGCCTTCCTGCGCCTTTCACAGAGCGTGTTCCACATTGCACGCCCGGTAGCGGGAGGTAGGCGGACATGTACGCTAAAGGCAAAAAACAAACTCTGAAGAAAAAAGGCGATAAAACTGTGGGCGAAATACTCGCAAGATTGTTAGCTCAGATCGGAAATTGGCGTAcacataataattaattacgAAAGTTTCAAGTGTCTCAATCAAAAAATTCCGAACGTGTAAGGCAGCAGG encodes:
- the LOC128263742 gene encoding uncharacterized protein LOC128263742 isoform X9 encodes the protein MNCIVEKKRGFRPSDLVDNRNRQLLLRLSKQLWQKNNETSNVSKTVDLRKIFTPATDSSEILPKNHYQQYHQKPAISPNILPAYSDAGKHRVQLNIHQNQLIEKYSKPGLQVVQSPWEAALQTGSASSAFLEDNKGQCFSPTVSPTPYFHGGNIDLRDAVESTHNNAQNQYTNDNASSPQSTNVRSNPQRDLAYTPCVAQGWGGRNVELPKESHSQYGRADDSINSCIHLLHENNLTTNFAVDVQNRLHELEKFQNYFLRHKCLDIEMLRNKEDSGDSFRYAYQNPSDFTPNPEFEIFKNEDQSVKRETDEKVNVRELIQSFEQQNTTEFNQVGQATTPIENNEGLYVPKELSLSSYAAPPKQYGGHEQPFNLQSYESTRSLPTANFIANENPTTGRNEFPLSKPLKSGFSTLPPKQQLYAPTSYQRKPVGSEHIAPQVNFNPTPLSFDKLARYEQNDKKNLTGPNPHYLNVQQSSYVRNTSPIPFGIASNEQTSRSPSSIGSMGSPHCHLPTTGPSKCGLLTSSSASSTLNQGQTFNKCARGWGATQNNQQPYQSTYSLPVVGNLPYSDF